The Paracholeplasma brassicae genome contains a region encoding:
- the tnpA gene encoding IS200/IS605 family transposase yields MLKLDTNSHSVFMLWYHLILVTKYRREVFTDDISNRAKEIFENIATNYHITLIEWNHDSDHVHVLFRSHPKTELSKFINAYKSASSRLIKQEFESVRNKLWQSYFWSQSFCLLTSGGAPIEVIKQYIESQGEKDEQSL; encoded by the coding sequence ATGTTAAAATTAGACACGAATTCACATTCAGTCTTTATGTTGTGGTATCACTTGATTTTAGTCACTAAATATAGACGTGAAGTCTTTACAGACGACATCTCTAATCGTGCTAAAGAGATTTTTGAAAATATAGCTACTAATTATCATATTACCTTAATTGAGTGGAACCACGATTCAGATCATGTTCACGTTTTATTTAGGAGTCACCCAAAAACCGAACTATCCAAATTCATTAATGCCTATAAATCAGCTTCATCTCGATTAATCAAACAAGAGTTTGAATCTGTACGTAACAAGTTATGGCAGTCTTACTTTTGGAGTCAAAGTTTTTGTTTGTTAACTTCGGGTGGTGCACCGATTGAAGTAATCAAACAGTATATCGAAAGTCAGGGTGAAAAAGATGAACAAAGCCTTTAA
- the nifJ gene encoding pyruvate:ferredoxin (flavodoxin) oxidoreductase: MADKKVIKSMDGAEASAYVAYAFTEVAGIYPITPSTPIGQNVDLWASQGKKNLFGMPVKVVEMQSEAGAVGTVHGSLQMGLLTTSFTASQGLLLKLPNMYKIAGQLLPGVIHVAARSIAAQALSIFGDHQDVMAVRQAGWAMLASGSVQEVMDLGGIAHLSAIKSSVPFVHFFDGFRTSHEVNSIEVLDYEVFDRLLDRKAVEKFRSGALNPAHPKTRGSAQNDDVYFQTRTLQASHYDQIPDIVNDYMQEISKVTGRDYAPFVYYGDKDATDIIVAMGSVVDTAKQTIDYLNRNGKKVGILGVHLYRPFSEKYFFDVFPKSVERIAVLDRTIEPGSVGEPLYLDVKSLFYGKEKQPVILGGIYGLSSKDTTPNMINAVYKNLAGEQKDHFKVGINDDVTHSSIDFSENIDVTDEATRELLFFGLGSDGTVGASKNTVKIIGDNTNLYSQAYAAYDSKKAGGVTRMHLRFSPTPIKSTYLVNNPHFVSCSTDTYLVKYDMLKGLRQNGRFLLNTTVPKEEIEAFLPNKVKRQLAQKNAKMYIINAVDLAYEIGLGRRINTIMQSAFFKLNEQLMPFERAQELMKKYAEKAYGRKGEAVVKLNWAGIEAGGNHLVEIDVKPEWAFLEDEEKKVDDRPAFVKNIADVINAIEGDSLPVSAFLGYEDAHMTQGSAAYEKRGIANFVPEWREENCIQCNQCVFACPHAVIRAFLADDEEAAKAPAGSKMIPGKGKDLDKYKYTIQVSTLDCTECGVCVQVCPAPTKALAMTPIGPELANGSQQIADYFFNEVTYKNIGTNNVKNVNFNKPLFEFSGACAGCGETPYIKAITQLFGERMVIANATGCTSIYGGSFPATPYTTLPNGRGPAWANSLFEDNAEFGFGMRIAYETMRDRIQSIFADHLNDMPEALKGLVTKWLENRADGEITQELAPQLIDQLEKVDAPYARELLELKEYFVRVTQWILGGDGWAYDIGYGGIDHVLANNEDVNILVLDTEVYSNTGGQSSKSAPTAAIAKFAASGKKTKKKDLAAIAMSYGHVYVAQISHGASPAQVIKAMKEAESYPGPSLILAYSPCIEHGIKGGLTQSAAQSKLATECGYWPTFRFDPRLAEVGKNPFQIDSKPPVWDKYQDYLLSESRYSQLSQINPDHAEELLQQNLKDAKHRWAMYQRYKAMDYSLETE; this comes from the coding sequence ATGGCTGATAAGAAAGTTATTAAGTCAATGGACGGTGCTGAAGCGTCTGCGTATGTCGCATATGCTTTTACTGAAGTTGCAGGGATCTATCCAATTACCCCATCAACTCCAATCGGACAAAATGTTGACTTATGGGCTTCCCAAGGTAAGAAAAACTTATTTGGTATGCCAGTAAAAGTCGTTGAAATGCAAAGTGAAGCAGGGGCTGTTGGTACAGTTCACGGATCACTTCAAATGGGGTTATTAACTACTTCATTTACTGCGTCTCAAGGTTTATTACTTAAATTACCTAATATGTACAAAATTGCTGGGCAATTACTACCAGGGGTAATCCATGTTGCTGCAAGAAGTATTGCGGCACAAGCGCTATCAATTTTTGGTGACCACCAAGACGTGATGGCAGTAAGACAAGCTGGCTGGGCAATGCTCGCTAGTGGATCTGTACAAGAAGTAATGGATCTAGGGGGTATTGCACACCTTTCTGCGATTAAATCAAGCGTGCCATTCGTTCATTTCTTTGATGGATTTAGAACGTCTCACGAAGTAAACTCAATTGAAGTATTAGATTATGAAGTCTTTGATCGTCTTCTTGATCGTAAAGCAGTTGAAAAGTTTAGATCAGGTGCATTAAATCCGGCACATCCTAAAACAAGAGGTTCTGCACAAAATGACGACGTTTATTTCCAAACTCGTACATTACAAGCGTCTCACTATGATCAAATTCCAGACATCGTAAATGATTACATGCAAGAAATCTCTAAGGTAACAGGTAGAGATTATGCGCCATTTGTTTATTATGGGGATAAAGATGCAACTGACATCATCGTCGCGATGGGTTCTGTTGTTGATACCGCAAAACAAACAATTGACTATTTAAATCGAAATGGTAAAAAAGTGGGTATTTTAGGTGTTCACTTATATCGTCCATTCTCAGAAAAATATTTCTTTGATGTGTTCCCTAAATCGGTTGAACGCATTGCTGTACTTGACCGTACGATTGAACCAGGTAGTGTGGGTGAACCATTATACCTAGACGTTAAATCATTATTCTACGGCAAAGAAAAACAACCAGTCATCCTAGGTGGTATTTATGGTCTTTCATCTAAAGATACAACACCAAATATGATTAACGCAGTTTATAAAAACCTAGCGGGTGAACAAAAAGATCACTTCAAAGTTGGTATCAACGATGACGTGACTCATAGTTCAATTGATTTCTCAGAAAACATTGACGTAACGGATGAAGCAACAAGAGAATTATTATTCTTTGGTTTAGGTTCAGATGGTACCGTAGGTGCTTCTAAGAATACCGTTAAAATCATTGGTGATAACACAAACCTTTACTCACAAGCTTATGCGGCTTATGACTCGAAGAAGGCTGGTGGGGTTACTCGTATGCATTTACGTTTCAGCCCAACACCAATTAAATCAACTTACTTAGTTAATAATCCACATTTTGTCTCATGTTCAACAGACACTTACTTAGTGAAATATGACATGCTTAAAGGCTTAAGACAAAATGGTCGTTTCTTACTAAATACAACGGTTCCAAAAGAGGAAATTGAAGCGTTCTTACCAAATAAGGTTAAACGTCAATTGGCTCAAAAAAATGCGAAGATGTACATCATCAACGCCGTTGATTTAGCTTATGAAATTGGTCTAGGTAGAAGAATTAACACCATCATGCAAAGTGCTTTCTTTAAGCTTAATGAACAATTAATGCCATTTGAAAGAGCACAAGAATTGATGAAGAAGTACGCAGAAAAAGCGTATGGCAGAAAAGGTGAAGCCGTTGTTAAATTAAACTGGGCAGGGATTGAAGCTGGTGGAAACCACTTAGTTGAAATCGATGTTAAACCAGAATGGGCTTTCCTAGAAGATGAAGAAAAGAAAGTAGATGATCGTCCAGCATTCGTTAAAAACATTGCAGACGTCATTAACGCAATTGAAGGGGATTCACTTCCTGTATCGGCATTCTTAGGTTATGAAGATGCTCACATGACTCAAGGCTCAGCGGCTTATGAAAAACGTGGGATTGCAAACTTCGTTCCTGAATGGAGAGAAGAAAACTGTATCCAATGTAACCAATGCGTATTCGCATGTCCTCATGCTGTTATTCGTGCATTCTTAGCTGATGACGAAGAAGCTGCAAAAGCACCAGCTGGTTCTAAGATGATTCCAGGTAAAGGTAAAGACTTAGATAAATACAAATACACCATCCAAGTATCAACACTTGACTGTACCGAATGTGGTGTTTGTGTTCAAGTCTGTCCTGCACCTACCAAGGCATTAGCAATGACACCAATTGGACCAGAATTAGCTAACGGTTCACAACAAATTGCTGACTATTTCTTTAATGAAGTTACTTATAAAAATATCGGAACAAACAACGTTAAAAACGTAAACTTTAACAAACCATTATTCGAATTCTCAGGGGCTTGTGCTGGTTGTGGTGAAACACCATACATCAAAGCAATCACGCAATTATTCGGTGAACGTATGGTCATTGCAAACGCAACTGGTTGTACATCAATTTATGGTGGATCTTTCCCAGCAACGCCATATACCACTTTACCAAACGGTAGAGGACCAGCTTGGGCTAACTCATTATTTGAAGATAATGCCGAATTTGGTTTTGGTATGAGAATTGCTTATGAAACCATGAGAGACAGAATCCAAAGCATCTTTGCTGATCATTTAAATGACATGCCTGAAGCATTAAAAGGCCTTGTAACTAAATGGTTAGAAAATAGAGCTGATGGTGAAATCACTCAAGAATTAGCACCTCAATTAATTGATCAATTAGAAAAAGTTGACGCGCCTTACGCACGTGAACTATTAGAATTAAAAGAATACTTCGTTAGAGTCACACAGTGGATTCTTGGTGGCGACGGTTGGGCATACGACATCGGTTACGGTGGTATTGACCACGTCTTAGCTAACAACGAAGACGTCAATATTTTAGTGCTTGATACCGAAGTTTATTCAAACACTGGTGGTCAATCAAGTAAATCAGCACCAACCGCAGCAATCGCTAAATTTGCCGCGTCTGGTAAGAAGACTAAGAAAAAAGACCTAGCTGCAATCGCAATGAGTTATGGACACGTGTATGTTGCACAAATTTCACACGGGGCATCACCTGCACAAGTCATTAAAGCAATGAAAGAAGCAGAAAGTTACCCAGGTCCATCATTAATTCTTGCGTATTCACCATGTATCGAACACGGTATCAAAGGTGGATTAACTCAATCAGCGGCACAATCAAAACTTGCTACTGAATGTGGTTACTGGCCAACGTTCCGTTTTGACCCAAGACTTGCAGAAGTAGGTAAGAATCCATTCCAAATCGATTCTAAGCCACCAGTCTGGGACAAATATCAAGATTACTTATTAAGTGAATCAAGATACTCACAACTTTCACAAATTAATCCAGATCATGCGGAAGAGCTTTTACAACAAAACCTTAAAGATGCTAAACATCGTTGGGCAATGTATCAAAGATACAAAGCAATGGATTACTCATTAGAAACTGAATAA
- a CDS encoding DUF3899 domain-containing protein: protein MNQKLKKPIMKKYLINLIIGFVLYGLMLLYISRSDARAHVDALFVSGFILFAIGWFVFVTYEGIFDVMIYGFVSFSKAIIKQRPKKTLDEYLYDKDEVDRSFYLSFWLSGATLMALSISLMLLVV, encoded by the coding sequence ATGAATCAAAAATTGAAAAAACCAATTATGAAGAAGTATTTGATCAATCTAATTATTGGTTTTGTCCTATATGGGTTAATGCTTTTATATATTTCAAGGAGCGATGCACGTGCACACGTGGACGCACTATTTGTCTCTGGATTCATTTTATTTGCTATCGGATGGTTTGTCTTTGTTACTTACGAAGGCATCTTCGATGTCATGATTTACGGGTTTGTCTCATTTTCAAAGGCGATTATTAAACAACGTCCAAAGAAAACCCTTGATGAATACCTTTACGATAAAGACGAAGTTGACAGAAGCTTTTATCTTAGTTTTTGGTTGTCTGGGGCAACCTTAATGGCTTTATCGATATCATTAATGTTATTAGTCGTTTAA
- the bcp gene encoding thioredoxin-dependent thiol peroxidase has product MLEVGTKVKNFQLKDDKGITHQLNDYLGKKVVIYFYSKDDSPGCTTQACGFRDHYQVYEDLGVVLLGISADSSQSHESFISKYQLPFVLLSDETTEVSTYFGAWGEKNLYGKISIGMKRSTFILNEEGVIEKVYKKVSAKSNPTDVLKYLGIQV; this is encoded by the coding sequence ATGTTAGAAGTAGGAACGAAAGTAAAAAACTTTCAATTAAAAGATGATAAAGGGATTACGCATCAACTAAACGACTATCTAGGGAAAAAAGTAGTGATTTATTTTTATTCTAAGGATGATTCACCAGGGTGTACAACACAAGCGTGTGGTTTTAGAGACCACTACCAAGTGTATGAAGATCTAGGTGTGGTGTTGTTAGGGATTAGTGCGGATTCAAGCCAATCTCATGAATCGTTTATATCAAAATACCAACTGCCATTTGTGTTGTTATCGGATGAAACAACAGAGGTTTCAACCTATTTTGGTGCTTGGGGAGAAAAGAATTTATATGGGAAAATCTCCATTGGAATGAAACGCTCTACCTTTATTCTTAATGAAGAAGGTGTGATTGAAAAGGTTTATAAAAAGGTATCTGCTAAATCCAATCCAACCGATGTTTTAAAATACCTAGGGATACAAGTTTAG
- a CDS encoding ABC transporter substrate-binding protein, translating into MKKVLLLLLVAVSAIGLAACGETTNTPGSGYDKNAVFRNYYSGGVYNINPYSETLADASTMYEYLTDSLYIGDFDWEKAIAEGLATEVGDFETSGAAALPYNRVPRMAAGEPVDVSGDGTKWQITLKEGLKFEDGTAITAETFNYSWRMLLDPLLLNDRASNLYSATDLPLKNAEYYFKQHKPDEDKLGFVTYEVSGVIYSRENSYLTTATDQPTWKLYAVETAVDNGIKGPAITETEYPGGPQYKTMYTEFWGGTDGKDGWVLVDKDDNPFLYDENNNLVAPEEGWTFADGTPIPHTGGVAKKYAGGLPAFMDNEGNRAVVEQNGLPVGGTQTFYNAVKDWSKVGFKVIDNLTFEIELAAAKTAWDVKGALLSGITGVVHPAKFEAGLNETKTSTTYGTKDNPLSSYGPYLLTTWQEDVVFIFTKNDNFHAADEYRIQTVRYDRIAEQSVAIDEFKAGRLDIVGASGSYYKDFKDAPGLRLSPTSTFFRFAFNIAERPDGTTNPILVYPEFRQAFYFAIDREEFTTEVRPPSLPTQAFLGPLYLSTEYNSTPYRGSEAGVGAVADFAPDTFGFNPVRAKELFDAAYAKAVADGNIVDGEKVSVEYTYYQVETNQLVADWVKSSVEEIFGASKFELKLTGVSSAALEQDWDNLDFDMTFGGWQGLTFDAPSLLGQVYNSSLAYMLEGGFDTANAEVTVELAATKAALESWVAAYDESKATDAQKAKHAKWVALLPEFEGNSLTTTYNKLFNYAYEEFYNVADVDYEGKRDDFDRITAALEGVLLDQMIAIPLFTTTSVTVYSTRVVLEVNEYHAWMGYGGLKYMYITK; encoded by the coding sequence ATGAAGAAAGTATTATTACTTTTACTGGTTGCCGTTAGTGCAATAGGCTTAGCAGCTTGTGGCGAAACAACGAATACACCAGGGTCAGGGTATGACAAAAACGCAGTATTCCGTAATTACTATTCGGGCGGCGTATATAACATTAACCCTTACTCAGAAACATTAGCAGACGCATCAACAATGTATGAATATCTAACAGATAGCTTATATATTGGTGATTTCGACTGGGAGAAAGCAATCGCTGAGGGACTAGCTACCGAAGTTGGAGACTTCGAAACTAGTGGCGCAGCTGCACTTCCATACAATAGAGTTCCAAGAATGGCTGCAGGTGAACCTGTGGACGTTAGTGGTGATGGAACTAAATGGCAAATTACGCTAAAAGAAGGACTTAAATTTGAAGACGGTACAGCAATTACTGCTGAAACATTCAACTATTCTTGGAGAATGTTACTTGATCCGCTACTATTAAATGATAGAGCTTCTAACTTATATTCAGCAACTGATTTACCTTTAAAAAATGCTGAGTACTATTTTAAACAACATAAACCGGATGAAGATAAATTAGGTTTTGTTACGTATGAAGTTTCTGGTGTCATTTATTCAAGAGAAAATTCATATTTAACAACAGCCACTGATCAGCCGACATGGAAATTATATGCAGTTGAAACAGCGGTTGACAACGGAATAAAAGGTCCTGCAATCACTGAAACAGAATATCCTGGTGGTCCACAATATAAGACTATGTATACAGAATTTTGGGGTGGTACCGACGGAAAAGATGGTTGGGTATTAGTAGACAAAGATGATAACCCATTCTTATATGATGAGAACAACAACTTGGTTGCACCAGAAGAAGGTTGGACATTTGCCGATGGTACACCAATTCCACATACAGGTGGAGTAGCAAAAAAATACGCTGGTGGGCTACCTGCATTTATGGATAATGAAGGCAATCGTGCTGTAGTAGAACAAAATGGTTTACCTGTGGGTGGAACTCAAACATTTTATAATGCTGTAAAAGACTGGTCTAAAGTTGGGTTCAAAGTTATTGACAACCTAACATTTGAAATTGAATTAGCAGCAGCTAAAACTGCTTGGGACGTTAAAGGCGCATTATTATCAGGTATTACTGGTGTTGTACACCCTGCTAAGTTCGAAGCTGGTTTAAACGAAACTAAAACATCTACAACTTATGGTACAAAAGATAATCCATTATCTTCATATGGACCTTACTTATTAACAACATGGCAAGAAGACGTAGTTTTCATTTTCACTAAGAATGACAACTTCCATGCGGCTGATGAATACAGAATTCAAACTGTACGTTATGACCGTATCGCTGAGCAAAGTGTTGCAATTGATGAATTTAAAGCTGGACGCTTAGACATCGTTGGCGCAAGTGGATCTTATTATAAAGATTTCAAAGACGCTCCAGGTCTAAGATTATCACCAACTTCAACATTCTTCCGTTTCGCATTTAACATTGCAGAACGTCCTGATGGAACTACGAATCCAATTCTTGTTTATCCAGAATTCAGACAAGCATTCTACTTTGCAATTGACAGAGAAGAATTTACAACTGAAGTTCGTCCACCATCATTACCAACTCAAGCATTCCTAGGGCCTCTATACTTATCAACTGAGTATAATTCAACGCCTTACCGTGGATCAGAAGCTGGTGTGGGTGCTGTTGCAGACTTTGCACCAGACACATTTGGTTTTAACCCTGTAAGAGCTAAAGAATTATTTGACGCTGCTTATGCTAAGGCTGTTGCTGATGGTAACATCGTTGATGGCGAAAAAGTAAGTGTTGAATACACATACTATCAAGTAGAAACAAACCAATTAGTTGCTGACTGGGTGAAATCTTCTGTTGAAGAAATCTTCGGTGCAAGTAAATTTGAACTTAAATTAACCGGTGTTTCAAGTGCGGCTCTTGAGCAAGATTGGGATAACTTAGACTTCGATATGACATTTGGTGGATGGCAAGGTCTTACTTTCGATGCACCATCACTGTTAGGTCAAGTTTATAACTCCTCATTAGCTTACATGCTTGAAGGTGGTTTCGATACTGCTAACGCAGAAGTAACTGTTGAATTAGCAGCAACTAAAGCTGCATTAGAATCATGGGTAGCTGCTTATGATGAATCAAAAGCTACGGATGCTCAAAAAGCTAAACACGCTAAGTGGGTTGCTTTATTACCTGAATTTGAAGGTAATTCATTAACAACAACTTACAATAAATTATTTAATTATGCTTACGAAGAGTTCTATAACGTTGCAGACGTTGATTACGAAGGTAAGAGAGACGATTTCGACCGTATCACTGCGGCTCTTGAAGGTGTCTTACTAGATCAAATGATCGCTATTCCACTATTTACAACAACATCTGTTACTGTTTATAGTACAAGAGTAGTATTAGAAGTAAACGAATACCATGCTTGGATGGGCTATGGTGGATTGAAGTACATGTACATTACTAAATAA
- a CDS encoding RNA-guided endonuclease InsQ/TnpB family protein — translation MNKAFKFRIYPNESQKTLIHMTLGHNRFLWNKMLEDKQRHYELTKGMLYNRPAQYKDTYPFLKDIDSLSLANTQLNQEKAFKQFFNHKQERPKFRSKKQDYGYTTNLVNNNIVLLKGYIKLPKLGEVKIKQHRTIPSDMSIKNVTVSKTRTGKYYVSILYEYQIEIKKQAVNHSIGLDFSMNHFYIDDQGFKMDYPKAIQTDFTTLRILQRSLSRRIKGSSNYQKKVLEIALLHERIRHRRDDFLHKLSNAIAKRYELVSVEGLNLIEMSQTSPYYAKQISRFGWTRFISFLKYKLAKEGKTLMTMDKWYPSSKLCSHCGEIHTELKLSNRVFECPSCRLHLDRDHNAAININREGLRQYKLAFQL, via the coding sequence ATGAACAAAGCCTTTAAGTTTCGTATCTATCCCAATGAATCTCAAAAGACTTTGATTCATATGACCTTAGGCCATAATCGCTTTTTATGGAATAAGATGTTAGAAGATAAACAGAGACATTATGAGTTAACTAAGGGCATGTTATATAACCGTCCTGCTCAGTATAAAGATACGTATCCCTTCTTAAAGGATATTGACTCGTTATCCTTAGCCAATACCCAACTCAATCAAGAAAAAGCCTTTAAACAGTTCTTCAATCATAAACAAGAACGACCAAAGTTTCGTTCTAAGAAACAAGACTATGGGTATACAACCAATCTAGTGAATAATAATATCGTTCTATTAAAAGGCTATATCAAGTTACCTAAACTGGGTGAAGTGAAGATCAAACAACATAGAACCATACCTAGTGATATGTCTATAAAGAACGTTACGGTATCTAAAACAAGGACAGGTAAGTATTATGTTTCTATTCTATATGAATACCAAATAGAGATTAAGAAACAAGCAGTCAATCATTCAATAGGTCTAGATTTCTCAATGAATCATTTCTATATAGACGACCAAGGATTCAAGATGGATTATCCTAAAGCCATTCAAACAGACTTTACTACATTAAGAATCCTACAAAGAAGTTTATCTAGAAGAATCAAAGGCTCTAGTAATTACCAAAAGAAAGTATTAGAGATTGCCTTATTACATGAACGAATTAGACATAGAAGAGATGACTTCTTACATAAACTATCAAACGCGATAGCCAAGCGTTATGAATTAGTGAGTGTCGAGGGTTTGAATCTCATAGAGATGTCTCAAACAAGTCCATACTACGCCAAACAGATTTCTAGGTTTGGATGGACACGGTTTATCTCATTTTTGAAGTACAAGTTAGCAAAAGAAGGCAAGACACTTATGACGATGGATAAATGGTATCCATCATCGAAGTTATGTAGTCACTGTGGCGAGATTCACACGGAACTGAAACTCTCTAACCGAGTGTTTGAGTGTCCAAGTTGTCGACTACACCTAGATCGAGATCACAACGCAGCGATCAATATCAACAGAGAAGGATTAAGACAATATAAGTTAGCATTTCAGTTATAA
- a CDS encoding InlB B-repeat-containing protein encodes MERKSQVLVRLSSLVLMSLFLVLLGACLNSTNLKVTFDPQNGESTTIVDVIKGNTITEPSAPSKEGYVFGGWYVDLDDAKAFSFKTAINQNMTLYAKWLNEYTVSFNVGDGSNVGDVKFGEGQIPKAPTAPTKSGFSFAGWYLENTYQTKYEFKTGLNSSVTLYAKWEVVLSDQEKVSGDLVSLEFPSQTQTNLVFPIRGENGSRLTWESNKPHVITNKGVILFGGINQEEQVVSITVTSTSGQVTDTKTFDVLVGGSSEVSITTVKNVLFESVSDEYIVASSDIDLYFQQDGFLPYVDISDFLMLLDGAIESVAGDPVEITADDGQIYDVVKYMEIDETAPNIIKVSMITEYYQEGVLSETEVYEAMLDFEANTFYSESFDFLDSLGAATSTDFGQGLSFGDSIYTEGSALEIPLGDYRFDLVTYEDDGLKYLMPLQVANLLFVGQVYYDVYYNGDKLYGVDSYQFLDGEAIVESTVKNSSYNSLSATREERIATYDFIVLAFDYFYGLKDVNGVETYYDVFGTYVDDITMGYDLAHYEAIFNLTYSMDDLHTYHITTGYYADKGTSFQLSYAQLGSRMKAYYDAYWAIEDELNALYGQVSLPPVRVTEDGLTAIIAIEGFDVSTPDMFKRNLDLIAKEHPSVVNVVVDLSINGGGNVGAVWRTLGYMTDDVIYYHSQNPTTKATVSYTIYDEYDKYNYNWFVLISPMTFSAANMMASTVQEQGIAKVIGIKSSGGASSVSGLVTPTGDVLFYSSTSVISRKLTDGSFESVEYGIDPDVAFNEYAELFDLTYIQGVVNAN; translated from the coding sequence ATGGAGAGAAAGAGTCAAGTATTAGTTAGACTAAGTAGTTTAGTTCTAATGAGTTTATTTTTAGTTCTTTTAGGTGCGTGTTTAAATAGCACGAATTTAAAAGTAACGTTTGATCCACAAAATGGAGAAAGTACAACAATTGTTGATGTGATTAAAGGTAATACGATTACAGAGCCTTCAGCACCAAGTAAAGAGGGTTATGTCTTTGGTGGTTGGTATGTAGACCTAGATGATGCAAAAGCATTTAGTTTTAAAACAGCCATTAACCAAAACATGACACTTTATGCCAAATGGTTAAACGAATATACTGTGTCGTTTAATGTGGGTGATGGTAGTAATGTTGGTGACGTTAAGTTTGGTGAAGGTCAAATTCCAAAAGCACCAACGGCCCCAACAAAATCTGGCTTCTCATTTGCTGGTTGGTATCTGGAGAATACTTATCAAACAAAATATGAGTTTAAGACAGGATTGAATAGTTCTGTTACGCTTTATGCGAAATGGGAAGTGGTTTTATCGGACCAAGAAAAAGTATCTGGTGATTTAGTTTCACTTGAGTTTCCAAGTCAAACTCAAACAAACTTAGTATTTCCTATCAGAGGAGAAAACGGTTCAAGATTAACTTGGGAATCGAATAAACCTCACGTGATTACGAATAAAGGGGTTATTTTATTTGGTGGCATCAATCAAGAGGAACAAGTGGTTAGTATCACTGTCACTTCAACCTCTGGACAAGTCACCGATACGAAAACATTTGATGTACTTGTAGGCGGTAGTAGCGAAGTTTCCATTACGACTGTGAAAAATGTCTTATTTGAATCAGTTTCTGATGAATATATTGTTGCCTCTAGCGACATTGACTTATATTTCCAACAAGATGGTTTCCTACCATACGTTGACATTAGCGACTTCTTAATGTTACTTGATGGCGCGATTGAAAGCGTCGCAGGTGATCCGGTTGAGATTACAGCAGATGATGGACAAATCTATGACGTGGTAAAATACATGGAAATTGATGAGACCGCGCCAAACATCATCAAAGTGTCAATGATTACAGAATACTACCAAGAAGGCGTCTTATCTGAAACAGAAGTTTATGAGGCAATGCTTGATTTTGAAGCAAATACGTTTTACTCAGAATCTTTTGACTTCTTGGATTCTTTAGGTGCAGCAACCTCAACCGATTTTGGTCAAGGGTTAAGTTTTGGTGATTCAATTTACACCGAAGGCAGTGCACTTGAAATTCCACTAGGTGATTATCGTTTTGATCTAGTTACATATGAAGACGATGGATTAAAGTACTTAATGCCTCTTCAAGTAGCGAATTTATTATTTGTAGGGCAAGTTTATTATGACGTTTATTATAATGGCGACAAACTTTACGGTGTGGATTCCTATCAATTTTTAGATGGAGAAGCAATTGTAGAATCGACAGTGAAAAATTCATCTTATAATAGCTTATCAGCGACGCGTGAAGAACGTATTGCAACGTATGATTTCATTGTTTTAGCGTTTGATTATTTTTATGGTCTAAAAGACGTTAATGGCGTCGAAACGTATTACGATGTTTTTGGTACTTACGTCGATGACATCACGATGGGTTATGATTTAGCACATTACGAAGCAATCTTTAATTTAACCTATAGTATGGACGATCTTCATACTTACCATATTACAACGGGTTACTACGCAGATAAGGGCACAAGTTTCCAATTGTCATATGCTCAATTAGGCTCAAGAATGAAAGCTTACTATGACGCCTACTGGGCAATTGAGGATGAACTAAACGCGCTTTATGGTCAAGTAAGTCTACCGCCAGTTCGCGTAACTGAGGACGGGTTAACCGCGATTATTGCCATTGAAGGGTTTGATGTCTCAACACCAGATATGTTTAAACGTAACTTAGATTTAATTGCAAAAGAACACCCTAGTGTCGTTAATGTGGTAGTAGATTTAAGCATTAATGGTGGAGGTAATGTCGGTGCAGTATGGCGTACACTTGGTTATATGACCGATGACGTAATTTATTATCACTCTCAAAATCCTACAACCAAAGCGACCGTATCATACACCATCTATGATGAGTACGATAAGTATAACTACAATTGGTTTGTCTTGATTTCACCGATGACGTTTAGTGCTGCAAATATGATGGCATCAACCGTACAAGAACAAGGCATAGCAAAAGTGATTGGAATTAAGAGTAGCGGTGGGGCATCAAGCGTTAGTGGGCTTGTGACACCAACAGGTGATGTATTATTCTATAGTTCGACAAGTGTTATCTCAAGAAAACTAACAGATGGATCATTTGAGAGTGTTGAATATGGCATTGATCCTGATGTGGCATTTAACGAATATGCTGAACTATTTGATTTAACTTATATTCAAGGCGTTGTAAATGCAAACTAG